The following is a genomic window from Desulfobotulus pelophilus.
GGGGATTTATTCCAGTTTCAGGAGGGATTGAGCAGGAAAAAGACCAGCACAAAGAGGCCGGTGTCTGACTCCGTCAGCCCTCCGTTGAAAATTTTTTTTTTGTTGCAACCAGAAAGCCCTCGCACCGGAACCGGTGCGAGGGCTTTGAAAAAGGGGTCAGGCCCCTTTTAGTCCGCTTTTCGAAAAAAGGGGTCAGACCCCTTTTGGTTTTTAGCTTGTGACCCCTTTTAGCTTGGACTGGTGTTTTGTCAATATGGAAAGATGGTCTTTTATATGGTCATTTGGAGTGTAAAAGGGGTACGACCCCTTTCAGTTACAAAGCAACTTGACACAACAAACCCCTTGTATTACGTATTGTAATACGGAGGTGGTGATATGATCACATTAAGACTTGATCCGAACTTAGAAAAAGAGATTAGTACCGTTGCCAAAAACCTTGGCCTGACAAAATCCGATTTGATACGTAAAAGCGTAATTGAATATCTCGGAAAGATAGAAAATCCTAATGCTTGGGAATTGGGCAAAGATTATTTTGGCCGATATTCAAGTGGTATGGAAAATTTGTCGGTAGATCGAAAAATGATTTTAAAAGAAAAGATCCGGGCAAAAAGAAAATGAAAAAAATTCTAATAGACTCTGGCCCTTTAATCTCATTATTCGATTCATCCGACAGATATCATCAAGAAACACTTAATTTTATTAAACTAAATAAATTTCCCCTTGTTACAACGATAGCTTCCATTACAGAAACACTTCACTTATTAGATTTTAACCGAAATGCCCAGATAGATTTTTTAGAATGGATTGGCAGAGGAGGCGTTGAGATCCATGATATCCAAAATAAAGATTTTCACCGATTAAAAGAGCTGACAGAAAAATATCGTGATTTGCCAATGGATTTTGCGGATTCATGTCTTGTGTATATGGCTGAACAACTCAACATAAATACCATTGCAACTATTGATCGTGATTTTACAGTTTACAGGGTTAAAGGAAGAAAAAAGTTCGAAATTTTATTTTCTTAGGTAGAAAAGGGGTCAGAGAAAAGGGGTTTGACCCCTTTTCGTTAGAAGGTGCGGAGACCAGAAGGTGAATGTGGTTGGTCATCAGGCACTAGGCATGGATGTCCACACCTCTTTTGACGGCATGTCCGCCCAGCCAGTGGAGGTAGGCGTGCAGTCGTCATCGCTGAAAAAGACAGGATTCCGGGCAACACCCCGCTGGATCAGATGCAGAGGAACACCGGAAATGTGAATTCTTGGGCGTCTTGGCATTTTTGTCACCTTTAGAGAAAAGGGTCTAGAAAGGGGTCAGACCCCTTTTGGAAAAAAGCAAAGAAAAACCCCCGCCATTTCTGACGAGGGTGTAAAAGGGGTCTGACCCCTTTTAGTTTTTAACAAATAAAACAATCTCTGTTTTGATTTTATCAGCGTTACTTGCCTGATATGCTGTGAACCACTCAGAAGGGCCACTAGTTAAAGTGATCGTATACGTGCCTTCTGAACCAGTTTTTTGTTCGGCTTTATAGTTAAAGTCTCCTACTGTTTGGTCGACAGGAGCGGTAAAATTTGTACTTTTCACAACACTATTTGCGTACAGCATAGAAACATCAGCCTGAGCCGCAGCTAAAGCACCTTTAACGGCATTGTCTCTTGCCGAATCCTGCATATCAAAATACCTCGGCACGGCCACAGCCGCCAGAATTCCCAGCAGCACCAGCACGGCAATAATTTCAATCAGGGTGAAGCCTTGCTGATTGTTCATCAATGATTTTCTCTGTTCCATGGTTTTTCTCCTAAGGGGTGTTTTTTGAATCCTATGCCGAAAAAGCTTCCGGCCCTCTTCATATCTGCCCGAAACTTAAAAGCACAAACCGTGCCATAGTTTTTTTCTGTCAATCCCGTACATCCGGGGTCTTTCTCCTTTTCCTCTCCCTCCAAATTGTGTTGACGCACCTGCAAATTTTGGAGATGGGCTGGCTGAAGGCCATGAAAAGGGCTTTTTAGGTCTTCGGGTCATCTTTCTGCAGCGCATATTTTTTCACCCGATGCCACATGCTCCTCGGGTTGATGCCCAGTTTTTCTGCCGCTCTGGCCTGTACCCCGTTGCTTTCTTTCAGTGCTTCCATGAGGATGCGCTTTTCCATTTCTTTTAAAAAAGCGTCCAGCTGAAAGCTTTTCTCCTGAAAGCGAACGGCCGCTTCCGCCAGCACGGCTTCGTTGCGGCCGGATTCTCCGGCCGCCATCAGACCGGCGGCCGACAGGTGCTGTGTCAGGATTTTGCCGCCTTCGGAAAAAACCGCAGCCCCTTCCAGCACATTGAGAAGTTCCCGTACATTGCCGGGCCAGCTACCGGCCACCAGCTGTGCCATGGCTTCTCCGGACACGGCAACGCCGGTGGTCCGGGTGAAGTCTCTGCAAAAAAAAGGGATGTCCTCCCGTCGTTCCCGGAGAGGGGGCAGCATGAGACGGAAAACATGGAGACGATAAAACAGATCTTCCCGGAAGCGGCCTTCGGTCACGGCCTTTTCCAGATTCTGATGGGTGGCGGCCACAATCCGAACATCTACCGTTATGTCCTTATCTCCGCCTACGCGCTGGATGGTTTTTTCCTGCAGCACCCGGAGAAGCTTGCCCTGCAGGGCCATGGGCATGTCACCGATTTCATCCAGAAACAGAGTGCCACCATGGGCCAGTTCAAATTTTCCTTTGCGCATGCGGTCCGCGCCGGTAAAGGAGCCCTTTTCATGCCCGAACAGTTCGGATTCCAGCAGTCCGTCGGGTATGGAGACGCAGTTGATGCGGATGAGGGGGCCTGCACTGCGGCGGCTTCTTTTATGCAGGGCTTCGGCCATTTTTTCTTTGCCCGTGCCGGATTCGCCTGTGATGAGAACGGTGGTGTCTGTGGGGGCCACCTTTCGCAGGGCTTCAAGGGCTTCCCGTATGGACTGGCTTTCTCCTACTATATCCGGAAAAAGGGTCCGGGCCTCCATGCGGCTCAGGGCAGAACCCACTTCCCTGAATACTCTCCGGTACCGCTGCATCTCATCTTCATGGCCATTGGGCGGACTGGTTTCCGGGACAAGGGGACGGGTTGCTTCCATGAAGGTTTCAACGGGTGCGAGGAAAAAACGGGCCATCAGAAATCCGATGATGCCACCGATGAGGGTCATGGCAGAGGCCGGGAAAAAAAGAAAAGGGAGGCCCAGCCACTGGGTATGGGCAGCGGTTTTGGATGCGGAGTGAAAGCCGGTCAGCACAGACAGCAGTGACAGTCCGGAACAGATAAATGGGATCAGTATGCTGAGGCCAAAATGGATCTGGATTTTTTTCATAAGACTCCCTCGCCTTTCTCTGAAGGCGGATCAAAAGCTATCTTCCCACAGATCATGCCATATATCCTCATGGGGAGCAAATAAAAGGCCCCTGGTGAATATCCTGGCTGATCAGGGGTGTTCGGCGAGATCGAACCTTGTATGATTTCGGGCATATATCTTTTTTGATTGACAGAAATAGGAGGAAATCCTATTAAGAATATTTACTGCATAACTTTCCGTTGGCAGATATCCTGACTCCCTCGGGAGTCCCGGGTAAAGACTCTTGCTTGTCACAGGGTATTGGGTGACTGGTGCTGGCTGGATGAACTTTTTGAATCAGGGAGTGGATGTGACTTCTTTCCGGAATCTGTCGGCAACGGAAAAACTGCTGGAACGTATCCGTTCGGATGCTGCTGCTCCGTCACCTCTTCGCCGTATTTCTGATCCTATGGAAGGAACCCCGCCCTTTCGCGGAAAAGGTCGGCCCACTCTGGGAATCAGTTTTTCCCAAGACGCCATTTATATGGTGGAAGCCTGTCGCGACCGGCGGGGAAAGCTGTTTACCCGTTACAGCCGAACGGAGCTGAGCGTATCGCCGAATCTTGACGATTCGCAGTTTGGGGGCGTGCTGGAGAAAGCTCTGGCATCGTTTGCGGGTAAGAAAAAAGAGGCCAGAATCTGGGTTCTGATGGGCGCTGCGGATGTGGAAGTCCGCTTGCTGAGTTTGGCTCCGGCTACGGATGACGAGCTTTCTGTGGCTGTGTACTGGGGCTTGAAAAAGGAGCTGGGTCAGGAGCTCCCCAACGATCTGATCTATGACTATGCCCTTGTGGGAAGGCGGATGGACGGAGGGTATCCCCGTCTGGAAGTCGTTACCTGTTTCGCGAACAGGAAGGTGCTGGACCCTCTGCGAAATTTGTTTGAAACCCTGGGCTACCCCTTGTCCGGTATTACCGTGGCCAGTTTTGCTCTGGAAAATCTCCTGAGGGAAGGCCGGGTTGGCAGCAGTGAGGAAAGTTCCTGTTTTCTGTATGTGGGGGACGGCTGGTCCCGCATTGATATCTACTATAAAAACAGACTGCGTTTGAGCCGGGATATTAAAACGGGGTTTAACAGCCTTGTGGAGGTGATGCAGGAGGAAATGCAGGCCGTGATGCGGGCAGCCGGTGAAATGCTGGAGCCTTCCGCAGCACTGGTCTCTTCCATTGTGGCCCTTGTGGTGGAGGGCGATGAGGCCCGTTGGCAGATGAACGGCCGGGATTATGCCATCCCGAACAGGCGTGTACGGGAGCTGAGTAATCCTGTGGTGACACGGCTGGTGCGGCAGGTGGAAAGAACGCTGGAGTATTTTGCCCTCAATTTTAAGGCGGAACCCGTAAGCCAGGTTTTTCTTACCGGTGAAATGGTACGCAACCCCCGCATGGTGCATGCCCTCAGCCGTTCTTTTGCCCTTCCCGTTAAGGTGCTGAATGTTTTTCAGCCGGAAGATTTCAGCGGATTTCTTTCTCCGCCGGATTCTGCGTGGGAGCAGGATCAGATGATTCCTGCTGCAGGTCTGGCCCTTTCTTCCGGTATGACGCCTAACCTGTATTGTACCTGGAAAGAAAAACAGCTGGCGCGGCGTAACCGGAGGCTGACAGCGGCCATTTGTCTGGGCGGGCTGCTTGTTTTGGGACTGATGGGCGGTTTTACAGCGGTGAAAAAAATGCAGACCAAGGCTCAGTTGTTGAGCAATCTCCGAACAGAAGAACAGCTGACCCGCTACAGTACCTCTCTGAATCCGGAAATGATCCGGAAACTTCATGAAAAAGTGGAAACGAAGAGGGCTGATGAAGCCCGGCGCGTGGAACGTTATTTCCCTTTGGCCGTGATCGGTGAAGTTCTGCGGAGAACACCAGAGACTGTGCTGGTGGAGCGGGTGCTGTGGGAGCGAAATGCGACCGGTTCCCGTCAGGAACCCTGCCGTACGGAACTGGAAGGCCGCATTCTTCTGCAGGAGGGAGGCCCAGCCATGGAAAATATACTGGCAGGCTATGCCCTTGAACTGAGCAGGGCTTCCTTTGTTACGGGAACCAGGATTCGCAGGCAGATCCTTCGTGAGAACGGCCGTCTGCTGGCCTTTACCCTTTCCGTTGACTGCCATGGAGACAGAAAACCATGAAAGAAAGCTTTCGGGTCTCCCGGATGAATATTGTGCTCCTCTGTGTCATGACCGGTATTGTGCTTTTGTACGGTATATTCGGTACCTATGGGGAGTTCCGTCGTCTGCAGGCAGCCAGAGACGAAGGGGTGCAGCTTGCCGACCGGCTTCGGGTGCAGGAACTGCTGAATCCGGTTTATACCCAGCTTCTGCGTTCTCTTGATGCAGAGGATGGAACGGAATCACTGAGACTCCCGGAGTCCCGGCCACTGGGAGAAGATAAGTCACGGGATCTTTTTTCGGTTTTCAGCGGACCTGCCCGGGAAGCGGGGCTGGTACTGGTGAGTCTTCTGCCGGATACGGATGCCTTTGACCCAAGGTCGGGTCGCCTGTCTCTTACCCTGATACTTTCCGGTGAAGTTCAGAACTTCTACCGTTATCTTCGTGTGCTTGGGAGTTTGCCTTTTGTGGATCAGTTTCTTTTTCTGGAAATCCGGAGACCGGATGGGAATCTGCAGATGCGTGTGCGCCTCCAGATCCGCATGGTTCCGCAGGGAGGCCGGGAATGAATACCAGAGAAAAGATATTGGTCGGAGCCGTGCTGCTGGCCCTTCTGTATGCGGGGTATGAGTTTTTCCTGAAAAAAGAAAATGGTAAGGAATGGAGTTCCGCACAACCCGCGGCGGAGAAGGCATTACGGGACATTGCCGGTGGTACGGGGGGAGTGCAGGGAGGACGCTTTCCGAGAGATATTCTTCATGCGGCACTTTCTGAATGGGATCAAGACCCTTTTCATGGGCCCCATACCGAGGATGCTTCACCCCGTGAAGAAAAGCCACGGCCGGAAACCAAAGATGTCAGTGAGTGGGTTTTTATGGGGTATATGGCCCTTGGAAAAGTCCGGATTGCCGTTATTTCCGGTCTGGAATATCAGGTTGGCGAAACCCTTGTGGGACGGGAGGATCTGAGAATCAGAGCCATTGAGGAGCAGCGTGTGATTCTGGAAGATGAAGATGGACAGAAAATTCTCCTGGAACGCAGGGGAGGGGATATATGGTGACAGGTCTGTTGAGGAAAAAAAGATACGGGGCAGCGGAGTGCCTGATGGAGAAGGACGCCGGGTTCAGAAGGCAGAGAGTTGTCTGGATCTGTCTGTGCCTGCTGCTTTGTACAGGATGCATGGGGCGGGGAAGCAGCGAGTTGCCGGATCCCTTCATGGAGCCCTGGAGGGCCATGGCGGAGGTTTCAGAAGGCTATTCCCCTACGGCGGCTACCCCCATTGTGCAGTACCCGGATTTTCTGGATGGAGAAGCCCGTACTTATATTGAGCAGGAAGATTCCGTGATGCCTGCCATGAAAGCCTTTCCGGCTACGCCCATGACTCTCCGCATGCAGGATGTGGATATTGCCGTTTTGCTGCGGGTTCTCTGCCGCAGTGTGGAACGCAATGTGGTAATGAGCCCGGGGGTACAGGGCAGGACCAGTCTGAATATTGTGGATGCACCATGGAAAGAGGTTTTTCTGAGCCTCCTGAATGCCCATGACCTCACCTTTGTGGAAGAGGGCAGCATGCTTCGTATCCTGACAAGGGAGGAAAGGGCTGCCCAGCTGGCTTCCGAGCATCGGGTGCGGGTGGCAGAGCCGCTGGTTACGGCTGTGGTTCATGTGGATTACGCAGACCCCGAAGCGCTGGGAGCCAACCTGCGTCAGTTTCTTCAGAGCCGGAGGGATGTCGGGCGTTCGGCGGATGGCGGGCCGGACGGATCGGCGGTTATGGTGGATAAAAATACCCAGTCTCTGATGATTCAGGCAACACGGACGGATCTGGGCCGGATTCTCCAGCTGATCAAGCATCTGGACAGGCCGACACCTCAGGTTCTGCTGGAGGCCCATATTGTGGAAGCCACCCGGGATACGGCAAGGGAACTGGGGGTTCAGTGGGGCGGTGCACACAGAATGAGTTCCCACTGGATCAAGGGTGGAAATCAGGCCGGATGGGATGTGAATGCAGGGGATGCTTCCTTTGACCCTTCTGCAGGGAATGTGGTGAATTTTCCCGTGGACCTGTCAGAAGGAGGCTTTTCTCTGGGCTATCTTTTTCGTCAGGGCGGTTCCAGCCTGCTTTCCGTGCAGCTTTCTGCGCTGGAATCACAAGGCCGTCTGAATATCCTCTCCCGGCCATCCATCACCACGTTGAATAACCAGACAGCTATTATTGAGTCTGGCAGGGAAGTTCCCTACCAGAGCGTGGAAGACGGGGAAACTAAAATTGAGTTTAAAAAAGCCGCCGTACGTCTTGAGGTCTTGCCCCATGTGATAGATCATCGTACCCTTCGTCTTGAAATTAAAACGAATAAAGATGAGCTGGACTGGACGAACGCTGTGGCTGGTAACCCTGCTATTATCACCAAAAGAGCCGAGACGCGGGTGGTGCTTTTTGATGGACAGACAACGGTGATTGGTGGCTTGAACAAGGAAAAAGAAAGCAGGGGAGAGACCGGGGTACCGTTTTTAAGGAATATTCCCCTGCTGGGTCATCTTTTTAAGGGCAGTACCCGGGGAAGTGAAACGGAAGAGCTTCTGATTTTCATTACTCCCAGAATTTTAAAAACGGAAGCGGGAATGCCCGGCCTTCGGGTGGAGCCAGAAGCACCCTGAGGGCTGTGTCAGTACCTGCCGGAGATTTTGGGAATTATGAATAAAGGCGGGTGGATATGGGCTATTTTCATCTTCTGAATCTCAAACGGGAGCCTTTCTCCAATGCACCGGATCCGGGCTTCTTTTACCTTGCCAGACCGCACAGAGACTGTTTGCAGCAGATAGAGATGAGCCTGCGCCTGCGCAGGGGGCTGACCCTTGTGGTGGGCGATGTGGGTGCGGGTAAAACCACGCTCTGCAGGCATATGTATGCGTCTTTTGCTGAAGAGCCGGGCATTCTGATGGTTTTTGTCCCGGATCCTGCTTTCCGGGATGTAAGGGCTTTTCTCTCCCATGTGGCTTCGGGTCTGGGATTGAGCAAAGAAGGGACGGTTGCTGATCTCAGGGAAGCCATCTGTTCTTTTCTGCTGGAAGAGGCCAGCGGAAAGGATCGGATTCCCCTCGTCCTGATTGATGAAGCGCAGAAGGTATCGCTGGACATCATTGAAATCCTGCGGGAATTTCTGAATTTTGAAACGAATCAGCGCAAGCTGCTGCAGATTGTTCTTGTGGGTCAGCCTGAACTGATCCGGGAAAACAGACCCCCTGAAAACTTCATGGACAGGGTGCATCTCTGTCACTATCTGAAACCTCTGCGTTTTCGGGATACGCGGGAACTCATTCATCATCGTCTTAG
Proteins encoded in this region:
- a CDS encoding sigma-54 interaction domain-containing protein translates to MKKIQIHFGLSILIPFICSGLSLLSVLTGFHSASKTAAHTQWLGLPFLFFPASAMTLIGGIIGFLMARFFLAPVETFMEATRPLVPETSPPNGHEDEMQRYRRVFREVGSALSRMEARTLFPDIVGESQSIREALEALRKVAPTDTTVLITGESGTGKEKMAEALHKRSRRSAGPLIRINCVSIPDGLLESELFGHEKGSFTGADRMRKGKFELAHGGTLFLDEIGDMPMALQGKLLRVLQEKTIQRVGGDKDITVDVRIVAATHQNLEKAVTEGRFREDLFYRLHVFRLMLPPLRERREDIPFFCRDFTRTTGVAVSGEAMAQLVAGSWPGNVRELLNVLEGAAVFSEGGKILTQHLSAAGLMAAGESGRNEAVLAEAAVRFQEKSFQLDAFLKEMEKRILMEALKESNGVQARAAEKLGINPRSMWHRVKKYALQKDDPKT
- a CDS encoding CopG family transcriptional regulator produces the protein MITLRLDPNLEKEISTVAKNLGLTKSDLIRKSVIEYLGKIENPNAWELGKDYFGRYSSGMENLSVDRKMILKEKIRAKRK
- a CDS encoding type II toxin-antitoxin system VapC family toxin, yielding MKKILIDSGPLISLFDSSDRYHQETLNFIKLNKFPLVTTIASITETLHLLDFNRNAQIDFLEWIGRGGVEIHDIQNKDFHRLKELTEKYRDLPMDFADSCLVYMAEQLNINTIATIDRDFTVYRVKGRKKFEILFS
- a CDS encoding type IV pilin protein, giving the protein MEQRKSLMNNQQGFTLIEIIAVLVLLGILAAVAVPRYFDMQDSARDNAVKGALAAAQADVSMLYANSVVKSTNFTAPVDQTVGDFNYKAEQKTGSEGTYTITLTSGPSEWFTAYQASNADKIKTEIVLFVKN
- the pilQ gene encoding type IV pilus secretin PilQ, with the protein product MEKDAGFRRQRVVWICLCLLLCTGCMGRGSSELPDPFMEPWRAMAEVSEGYSPTAATPIVQYPDFLDGEARTYIEQEDSVMPAMKAFPATPMTLRMQDVDIAVLLRVLCRSVERNVVMSPGVQGRTSLNIVDAPWKEVFLSLLNAHDLTFVEEGSMLRILTREERAAQLASEHRVRVAEPLVTAVVHVDYADPEALGANLRQFLQSRRDVGRSADGGPDGSAVMVDKNTQSLMIQATRTDLGRILQLIKHLDRPTPQVLLEAHIVEATRDTARELGVQWGGAHRMSSHWIKGGNQAGWDVNAGDASFDPSAGNVVNFPVDLSEGGFSLGYLFRQGGSSLLSVQLSALESQGRLNILSRPSITTLNNQTAIIESGREVPYQSVEDGETKIEFKKAAVRLEVLPHVIDHRTLRLEIKTNKDELDWTNAVAGNPAIITKRAETRVVLFDGQTTVIGGLNKEKESRGETGVPFLRNIPLLGHLFKGSTRGSETEELLIFITPRILKTEAGMPGLRVEPEAP